From Neodiprion pinetum isolate iyNeoPine1 chromosome 7, iyNeoPine1.2, whole genome shotgun sequence, a single genomic window includes:
- the LOC124223297 gene encoding esterase E4-like: MNNPVVEVKQGLLRGATVESVIGGSYIAFKGIPYAAPPVGNLRFRDPQPAHSWKGIRDALEEGSKCAQFSLFTMSIIGDDDCLYLNVATPSLAGSRPVMVWIHGGGYFFGDGGSDVYGPDYLMKADVVHVGINYRLGVLGFLQLEHEAASGNMGLKDQIAALKWLKENIVKFGGDPNNITLFGQSAGSASAHYLLLSPLAKGLFHKAIMQSGALLAHWAHISEPLKMAHRYMAAFGKDITDPNEIVEYLRTVPVRKLIEIQEKMSTPEEKMNVLTPFRPTVDTNSAEPLIPKPLEELVQQGFDVPIIIGYTTHEGVIFLTSGSEEVYNAVENNFEAAVLRVLTDRAPSRVTEITKEIQTFYYKGKPITRDLATNYAHFAGDLHFVKELHRVVDIQREKNSPTYLYRFSYDSPDSVTKLIYGVIREGVLHGQENQYLFFPKNYREHVKMKPGFPDQIFSDKLIRLWTNFARTGNPTPVVDDLITTKWKPVTRTAKNFLEINQTLSNSMNPDEEMWEMWKRIEAMIGGQ; encoded by the exons GATCCTCAACCAGCGCATTCGTGGAAAGGTATACGAGATGCCTTGGAAGAAGGATCCAAATGCGCCCAATTCAGTCTGTTCACCATGTCGATAATCGGCGATGATGATTGCCTTTATCTCAACGTAGCCACACCTTCATTAGCAGGGTCGCGACCAGTCATGGTTTGGATCCATGGAGGAGGCTACTTCTTCGGTGATGGAGGTTCTGATGTCTACGGTCCAGATTATCTGATGAAGGCGGACGTTGTCCACGTTGGCATTAACTACAGACTCGGTGTTTTAG GATTCCTTCAACTTGAGCACGAAGCTGCATCGGGTAACATGGGACTCAAGGATCAAATTGCCGCCCTGAAGTGGCTCAAGGAAAATATCGTAAAGTTCGGAGGCGATCCAAACAACATCACACTGTTCGGACAAAGTGCTGGTAGTGCTTCTGCTCATTACCTGCTACTGTCTCCACTTGCTAAAG GTCTTTTTCACAAAGCCATCATGCAGAGTGGAGCTCTATTGGCTCACTGGGCACACATTTCGGAGCCGTTAAAAATGGCGCATCGCTACATGGCTGCCTTTGGCAAAGATATAACCGACCCGAATGAGATCGTTGAATATCTTCGTACTGTTCCAGTTCGCAAGCTTATTGAGATTCAGGAAAAAATGTCAACTCCAGAG gaaaaaatgaatgtcTTAACTCCATTCAGACCCACTGTTGACACCAATAGTGCGGAGCCACTGATACCCAAGCCTCTTGAAGAACTTGTTCAACAAGGTTTTGATGTCCCAATCATCATTGGTTACACCACTCACGAGGgggtaatttttttgacgA GTGGATCGGAAGAGGTATATAATGcagttgaaaacaattttgaagcCGCAGTGCTTCGAGTTCTTACTGACAGGGCGCCATCCAGGGTAACAGAGATCACTAAGGAGATTCAAACGTTTTATTACAAAGGAAAGCCCATAACCAGAGATCTCGCTACCAATTATGCTCACTTCGCTGGTGATCTGCATTTCGTTAAGGAGCTGCATAGAGTGGTTGATATTCAGCGTGAAAAAAACTCCCCAACGTATTTGTACAGGTTTTCGTACGATAGTCCTGATTCAGTGACAAAGCTTATTTACGGCGTGATTAGAGAAG GCGTCCTTCACGGCCAAGAGAATCAGTATCTTTTCTTCCCGAAGAATTATCGCGAGCATGTCAAAATGAAGCCAGGGTTTCCAGACCAGATCTTTAGTGATAAATTGATCAGGTTATGGACGAATTTTGCGAGAACTGG tAATCCAACCCCAGTAGTTGATGATCTGATTACTACAAAGTGGAAACCGGTGACGAGAACAGCCAAGAACTTCTTAGAAATCAATCAAACGCTCTCCAATAGCATGAACCCAGATGAGGAAATGTGGGAAATGTGGAAACGTATTGAAGCCATGATAGGTGGTCAGTAG